A single Brucella intermedia LMG 3301 DNA region contains:
- the greA gene encoding transcription elongation factor GreA has translation MEKFPMTPGGFEKLKEELRWRQQSERPRIIEAIAEARAHGDLSENAEYHAAKEAQSLNEGRINELEDLVARAEVIDVSKLSGDRIKFGATVTMIDEDTEEEKIYQIVGDQEADVKEGRISISSPIARALIGKGEGDTIEVNAPGGSRSYEIVGLKFV, from the coding sequence ATGGAAAAGTTCCCTATGACCCCTGGCGGTTTCGAAAAGCTCAAGGAAGAGCTGCGCTGGCGCCAGCAATCGGAGCGCCCTCGGATTATTGAGGCAATTGCCGAAGCGCGTGCGCATGGCGACCTGTCCGAAAACGCCGAATATCACGCTGCGAAAGAAGCCCAGAGCCTGAATGAAGGCCGTATCAACGAGCTGGAAGATCTGGTTGCGCGCGCGGAAGTCATCGACGTTTCCAAGCTGTCGGGCGACCGCATCAAGTTCGGCGCGACCGTCACCATGATCGACGAAGATACGGAAGAAGAGAAAATCTACCAGATCGTCGGTGACCAGGAAGCCGATGTGAAGGAAGGCCGCATTTCCATTTCATCGCCGATTGCGCGCGCGCTGATCGGCAAGGGCGAAGGCGATACCATCGAAGTCAACGCACCCGGCGGTTCGCGCTCCTACGAAATCGTCGGCCTGAAGTTCGTCTGA
- a CDS encoding glycosyltransferase family 4 protein, translated as MKVRVQDVEVVAPNFKRRLSGVTSTIVQLIPLQRAKGLNIATMGPGLPDTLPHLGWGALLSFWSKPRTKPFRIWHARRNIEMLAGIFMRDVLRMKLRLIFTSAAQRDHKPFTKWLIRRMNAVIATSGRSGSFLQVPHDVIMHGVDLQRFHPPVGDDDSFAASGLPGKYAVGCFGRVRSSKGTDLFVDAMVALLPKYPDWTAIITGRTTAEHQSFEDALKAKIAAAGLQDRILILGEVPDIRVWYRRLTLYVAPSRNEGFGLTPLEAMASQTAVVASDAGAYAEMIVDGTGTSVAAGDGEALRKAVEPYLADPALAERDGENALRHVRATFPLEKEAAAISGVYERVFAGK; from the coding sequence ATGAAAGTCCGGGTTCAGGATGTCGAGGTGGTGGCGCCCAATTTCAAGCGCCGCCTATCCGGGGTCACATCGACGATCGTTCAGCTCATCCCCTTGCAGCGTGCAAAGGGCCTGAACATCGCGACGATGGGGCCGGGCCTGCCTGACACGCTCCCGCATCTTGGCTGGGGCGCGTTGTTATCCTTCTGGTCGAAGCCGCGTACGAAGCCGTTTCGCATCTGGCACGCGCGGCGCAATATCGAAATGCTCGCCGGGATTTTCATGCGCGATGTTCTGCGCATGAAACTGCGGCTGATCTTTACCTCGGCCGCACAGCGGGACCACAAGCCTTTTACCAAATGGCTGATCCGCCGCATGAATGCGGTGATTGCAACGAGTGGCCGCTCGGGAAGCTTTCTCCAGGTCCCGCACGATGTCATCATGCACGGCGTGGATTTGCAGCGGTTTCATCCGCCGGTTGGCGATGACGATAGTTTCGCGGCGTCCGGCCTGCCCGGAAAATATGCCGTCGGCTGCTTCGGTCGCGTGCGTTCCTCCAAGGGAACAGACCTTTTTGTCGATGCGATGGTCGCGCTCCTGCCGAAATATCCGGACTGGACGGCGATCATTACCGGACGCACGACCGCTGAGCACCAGTCTTTCGAAGACGCACTGAAGGCGAAGATCGCTGCAGCCGGTCTGCAGGACCGCATCCTCATTCTGGGGGAAGTGCCGGATATCCGCGTCTGGTATCGCCGCCTGACGCTTTATGTTGCGCCTTCGCGCAATGAAGGTTTCGGGCTGACGCCGCTCGAAGCCATGGCGTCGCAAACGGCAGTCGTTGCCAGCGATGCGGGTGCCTATGCGGAAATGATCGTGGATGGCACCGGGACATCGGTTGCAGCCGGCGACGGGGAAGCCCTGCGCAAGGCTGTCGAGCCATATCTGGCCGATCCGGCATTGGCCGAACGCGACGGCGAAAATGCTCTCCGGCATGTTCGCGCCACGTTTCCGCTCGAAAAGGAAGCCGCTGCAATCAGCGGTGTTTACGAGCGCGTATTCGCCGGGAAATAA